GGAAAAGGATGCGCAGGGGAAATATTTCTCTGAGATTTTGGTCCCCACGGAGACGGTCATAGAGCTGGTCAAGGGGAAAAAGAAGACCTCCTCCCGCAAGATATTCCCCGGCTATATCCTGGTAAAGATGGAGCTAAACGACGAGACCTGGCATGTGGTGAAAGATACCCATAAGGTAACGGGGTTTGCGGGCAGCCGAACTCATCCCACCCCTCTTTCCGATAAGGAAACGGAGGAACTTATCACCCAGATCACAGAGGGTGCCTACACGCCCAAACCGAAGGTCACCTTCAGCGAGGGGGAGAGCGTGCGGGTGATCGATGGTCCTTTTGCCAATTTTGTGGGAACAGTCGAGGAGGTAAGACCCGATAAGAGGAAGGCGAAGGTCCTGATCAGCATCTTCGGTAGGGCAACCCCTATCGAATTGGACTTCATTCAGATAGAACGCAATTGATAAGATAAGTGGAGGCGTTATGGCGAAGAAAAAGGAGGTAATAGGATCTATAAAGCTACAGATACCGGCTGGACAGGCCACTCCCTCCCCTCCGGTGGGCCCTGCCCTGGGGCAGTATGGCCTCAACATCATGGAATTTTGTAAGGCCTTTAACGAAAAAACCAAGGGGCAGGAGGGGACCATTATCCCTGTGGTCATCACGGTCTACGCTGATAGGACTTACACCTTTATCACCAAGACCCCTCCCACTTCGGTCCTCATAAAGCAAGCTGCTAAGATTGTCAAAGGATCTGGGGAGCCCAATAGGAGCAAGGTGGGAAAGGTCGCCAGAGAGCAAATCAGGGAGATAGCCCAGATCAAGATGCCTGATCTCAACGCCAATGATTTGGAGGTGGCCACCAAGATGATCGAGGGGACGGCCAAGAGTATGGGAATAGAGATAGAATAAAGGAAGGTACTATGGGTAAAAGAGGCAAAAAATATATTGAAGCCAAAAAGAAGGTCGATAGGACCAAGAGGTATAATCTAGAGGAGGCCCTAGATCTCTTGTCTGAAACCTCCTATGCCCGCTTTGATGAAAGTGTAGATGTAGCCATTAAACTGGGGGTAGATCCCAAAAAGCCCGACCAAATGGTCAGGGGGACAGTGGTTCTGCCCAATGGAACGGGAAAAGAGGTAAACATCTTGGTCTTTGCCCAAGGAGAGAAGGAGAAAGAGGCCAGGGAGGCTGGGGCCGATTATGTGGGGGGAGAGGAACTGGTGGAGAAGATATCCAAAGGGTGGCTGGAGTTTGATAAGGCCATCGCCACCCCTGATATAATGAAGTTGGTCAGCAAGTTGGGCAAAATCTTGGGGCCAAGGGGATTAATGCCCAATCCAAAGGTGGGTACGGTGACCTTTGAGGTGGGCAAGGCAGTGAGGGATATCAAGTCCGGAAAGGTGGAGTTCAAGGTGGATAAGGCAGGGAACCTCCACGTCTCCGTGGGAAAGGTCTCCTTCGGTCGTGAGAAACTGATGGAGAACATCCTTGTCCTTTTGGACTCTGTGACAAAGGCAAAACCCGCCTCCAGTAAGGGGGCCTATTTGAGAGGGCTCGCTCTCTCCACTACAATGAGTTCAGGGATCAAGGTCAACCCCCTCTCGGTAAGGAATCTGATGAGGGCATAGTTGTTCCCGGGATAAAAGGAGGGAGTTAGGTTGCACAGGAGAGAGAAAGAAGCGTTGGTAGCAGATCTACACGGAAAGTTTAAGGGGGTCAAGGCCGCTATCTTGACGGACTTCACCGGCCTGAACGTAGAGCAGATAACCCAACTTCGGCGGAAGTTGATAAAGAGTACGGTGGAATACAGGGTGGTCAAGAATACCCTTTTGCGGCGCGCCTGTCAAAAGACCGACATTGAGCTCCTCGCGGAACACTTTACCGGTCCCATTGCCATCGCCCTTGCCTATGAAGATCCTGTGGCACCAGTGAAGATCTTGACGGAGTTCAGCAAGGAGCAACCTGCTCTGGAGGTAAAGGCGGGGGTGGTGGAGGGG
This genomic interval from Deltaproteobacteria bacterium contains the following:
- the nusG gene encoding transcription termination/antitermination protein NusG, which gives rise to MAQKWYIVHTYSGYENKVKASLEERIRKFQEEKQRQGEKDAQGKYFSEILVPTETVIELVKGKKKTSSRKIFPGYILVKMELNDETWHVVKDTHKVTGFAGSRTHPTPLSDKETEELITQITEGAYTPKPKVTFSEGESVRVIDGPFANFVGTVEEVRPDKRKAKVLISIFGRATPIELDFIQIERN
- the rplK gene encoding 50S ribosomal protein L11 codes for the protein MAKKKEVIGSIKLQIPAGQATPSPPVGPALGQYGLNIMEFCKAFNEKTKGQEGTIIPVVITVYADRTYTFITKTPPTSVLIKQAAKIVKGSGEPNRSKVGKVAREQIREIAQIKMPDLNANDLEVATKMIEGTAKSMGIEIE
- a CDS encoding 50S ribosomal protein L1, with amino-acid sequence MGKRGKKYIEAKKKVDRTKRYNLEEALDLLSETSYARFDESVDVAIKLGVDPKKPDQMVRGTVVLPNGTGKEVNILVFAQGEKEKEAREAGADYVGGEELVEKISKGWLEFDKAIATPDIMKLVSKLGKILGPRGLMPNPKVGTVTFEVGKAVRDIKSGKVEFKVDKAGNLHVSVGKVSFGREKLMENILVLLDSVTKAKPASSKGAYLRGLALSTTMSSGIKVNPLSVRNLMRA
- the rplJ gene encoding 50S ribosomal protein L10 yields the protein MHRREKEALVADLHGKFKGVKAAILTDFTGLNVEQITQLRRKLIKSTVEYRVVKNTLLRRACQKTDIELLAEHFTGPIAIALAYEDPVAPVKILTEFSKEQPALEVKAGVVEGRVLGPEDIKALASLPSREVLLANLLALLKVVPTRLVQGLNNPMRSLVWILKGLRE